In Desulfitibacter sp. BRH_c19, a single window of DNA contains:
- a CDS encoding adenine nucleotide alpha hydrolase has translation MEIKDKLEELKNMLQNMQRIMVAFSGGVDSSFLIKVAHDVLQDDVLAVTARSVTFPEREFKLASEFAAQLGVKQLIITCEELEIDGFSTNPVNRCYLCKKELFSKIKLVGQEYQCNYILDGSNLDDTGDYRPGMQALEELGIVSPLKEVGLTKREIRQLSKEYNLPTWDKPAFACLSSRFPYGHEINIQKLNMVEKAEVYLLNKGFKTVRVRHHEDIARIEVSYDERFKFFESGTMDKVNEEFRRIGFNYVTLDLQGYRAGSMNEVL, from the coding sequence TTGGAGATTAAGGATAAACTAGAAGAATTAAAAAATATGCTGCAAAACATGCAAAGGATTATGGTAGCTTTTTCAGGTGGAGTTGACAGTTCCTTCCTGATAAAGGTAGCCCATGATGTACTACAGGATGACGTATTAGCTGTTACTGCTCGTTCCGTTACTTTTCCAGAAAGAGAGTTTAAATTGGCATCTGAGTTTGCAGCACAACTAGGCGTAAAACAGCTTATCATCACCTGTGAGGAATTAGAGATAGATGGATTTTCAACTAATCCTGTTAATAGATGCTATTTATGTAAAAAAGAATTATTTTCCAAAATAAAGTTGGTTGGACAAGAATATCAATGCAACTATATTCTGGATGGTTCTAATTTGGATGATACAGGAGATTATAGACCGGGAATGCAAGCATTAGAAGAATTGGGAATTGTAAGTCCTTTAAAAGAAGTTGGATTAACTAAGAGAGAAATTAGACAATTGTCAAAAGAATACAATTTGCCTACCTGGGATAAACCTGCTTTCGCTTGTTTGTCTTCCAGATTCCCCTATGGACATGAAATAAACATACAAAAATTAAATATGGTGGAAAAAGCAGAAGTGTACTTATTAAATAAGGGCTTTAAAACTGTGCGTGTTCGTCATCATGAAGATATAGCTCGTATTGAGGTTTCATATGATGAACGTTTTAAGTTTTTTGAAAGCGGCACAATGGACAAAGTCAATGAAGAATTTAGAAGGATTGGATTTAACTATGTTACCCTAGATTTACAAGGTTATAGAGCAGGCAGCATGAATGAAGTCTTATAA
- a CDS encoding ATPase, which yields MTQVTLKVKGMTCASCVRRVETGLKKIDGVIEANVNLSTEKVTINYDETIIKVNEIINSIDEMGYSAYQANVEKATLPIGGMTCASCVRRIEIGIKKIAGVSSVSVNLATEKVTVEYDNDVISLADIKSAIVDLGYQVFEGTKETSEDREKLEREREMKKLRLDFLLAAVLTTIVLIGSLPDMVEGWGQWVPAFLVLPMTKFILTTPVQFISGWRFYRGAYAALSHGTSDMNVLVAMGTSSAWLYSAAMTLFPTFLTGLGFPYQLYYDVATVITTLILLGRLLEAKAKGKTSEAIRHLMGMQAKTARVVRNDQEKDIPIEDVVIGDIVIVRPGEKVPVDGEVVNGRSTLDESMLTGESMPVGKSVGDEVIGATINKTGTFKFKTTKVGKDTMLAQIIRLVEEAQGSKAPIQKLVDVISSYFVPAVVITATLSFVLWWAFGPEPSLIFGLTTFIAVLIVACPCALGLATPTAIMVGTGKGAENGILIKGAESLETAHRIKTIVFDKTGTITFGEPSLTDLIVNDGYQKDEVLRLIASVEKGSEHPLGEAIVKDAKEKGLDLDEPEDFEAIPGHGILARVSNKIIIIGNLRLMKSKNIEVSDRMLDASDEVADEGKTPMFIAIDGNAAGIVAVADTVKETSLKAIKELKKMGIEVIMLTGDNRRTADAVGRQVGIDRVLAEVLPEHKAQEVKKLQEEGKVVAMVGDGINDAPALAQANVGIAIGTGTDVAMEASDITLIRGDLRGVPTAIRLSKATMVMIWQNLFWAFAYNVVLIPVAAGLLWPVYGIILNPMIAAAAMAFSSISVVLNTMRLKTFKAAPELTD from the coding sequence GTGACCCAAGTAACATTAAAAGTTAAAGGTATGACCTGCGCATCCTGCGTTCGCAGAGTAGAAACAGGTCTTAAGAAGATAGATGGTGTTATTGAGGCTAATGTAAATCTTAGTACTGAGAAGGTTACTATTAATTATGATGAAACAATTATTAAGGTAAATGAAATTATTAATTCTATAGATGAAATGGGTTATAGTGCCTACCAAGCTAATGTTGAGAAAGCTACACTACCTATTGGCGGTATGACGTGTGCCTCTTGTGTACGGCGTATTGAGATAGGCATTAAAAAGATAGCAGGAGTAAGTTCTGTTTCAGTTAATCTGGCAACAGAAAAGGTTACAGTAGAGTACGATAATGATGTCATCTCCCTAGCTGATATTAAGAGTGCAATAGTTGACCTTGGTTATCAGGTTTTTGAGGGGACAAAGGAGACAAGCGAAGACCGGGAGAAGCTAGAAAGAGAAAGGGAAATGAAAAAGCTAAGACTTGATTTTCTTTTGGCGGCAGTCTTGACAACCATAGTGTTAATTGGTTCACTACCGGATATGGTGGAGGGCTGGGGTCAATGGGTACCAGCATTTTTAGTATTGCCAATGACAAAATTTATACTAACCACTCCTGTTCAGTTTATATCAGGATGGAGGTTCTACAGAGGAGCTTATGCAGCCTTATCTCATGGCACTAGTGATATGAACGTTTTGGTTGCAATGGGGACCTCTTCCGCTTGGCTTTATAGTGCAGCTATGACATTGTTCCCTACTTTTCTGACAGGTCTAGGTTTTCCATATCAACTTTACTATGATGTGGCAACAGTAATTACTACTTTAATTCTTCTTGGAAGATTATTAGAAGCAAAAGCCAAGGGTAAAACATCAGAAGCTATTCGGCACTTAATGGGTATGCAGGCTAAGACAGCCAGAGTGGTTAGAAACGATCAGGAGAAGGATATTCCTATTGAGGATGTAGTGATAGGTGATATAGTAATTGTTCGTCCTGGTGAAAAAGTACCTGTAGATGGTGAAGTTGTAAATGGTCGTTCAACCTTAGATGAGTCCATGCTAACAGGAGAAAGTATGCCAGTTGGAAAGTCTGTAGGCGATGAGGTGATTGGTGCTACAATCAATAAGACTGGTACTTTTAAATTCAAAACTACCAAAGTGGGAAAAGACACCATGTTAGCCCAGATTATACGGCTAGTTGAGGAAGCACAGGGTTCAAAAGCTCCAATTCAAAAGCTTGTGGATGTTATTTCCTCATACTTCGTTCCAGCTGTAGTAATTACAGCAACATTAAGCTTTGTCCTATGGTGGGCTTTTGGACCAGAACCATCTTTAATCTTTGGTTTAACTACCTTTATCGCAGTACTTATTGTTGCCTGCCCCTGCGCGTTGGGGTTGGCAACTCCCACAGCTATAATGGTAGGTACAGGTAAAGGCGCTGAAAACGGCATTCTGATAAAAGGTGCTGAAAGTCTGGAAACCGCTCACAGAATAAAGACCATAGTATTTGATAAAACAGGTACCATTACCTTTGGGGAACCTTCTCTTACCGACTTAATAGTAAATGACGGTTATCAGAAAGACGAAGTTTTGCGTCTAATAGCCTCTGTAGAAAAGGGATCAGAACACCCGTTAGGTGAAGCCATTGTTAAAGATGCAAAAGAAAAGGGACTTGATTTGGATGAACCTGAAGACTTTGAAGCAATTCCTGGACATGGAATATTGGCTAGGGTATCAAATAAGATTATTATCATAGGAAACCTACGTTTAATGAAATCTAAGAATATTGAGGTTTCTGATAGGATGTTAGATGCTTCAGATGAAGTAGCCGATGAAGGAAAAACGCCGATGTTTATTGCAATAGATGGAAATGCAGCGGGTATAGTTGCTGTTGCTGATACTGTAAAAGAAACCTCATTAAAGGCTATCAAAGAACTTAAGAAGATGGGAATTGAGGTTATTATGCTAACAGGAGACAATAGGCGTACAGCTGATGCTGTGGGCCGTCAAGTTGGAATTGACCGTGTGCTGGCAGAGGTATTACCAGAACACAAGGCACAAGAGGTGAAGAAGCTGCAGGAGGAAGGCAAAGTAGTTGCAATGGTTGGTGATGGCATTAATGATGCACCAGCACTAGCTCAGGCAAATGTAGGAATAGCCATTGGAACGGGTACTGACGTAGCCATGGAGGCATCTGATATAACACTTATTCGAGGTGATTTGAGAGGGGTTCCGACAGCAATTAGACTATCAAAGGCAACCATGGTTATGATATGGCAGAATCTGTTTTGGGCTTTTGCTTATAACGTTGTACTAATTCCAGTAGCAGCGGGTTTGTTATGGCCAGTCTATGGCATTATCCTAAATCCAATGATTGCTGCTGCAGCCATGGCCTTTAGTTCAATTTCCGTAGTGCTAAATACAATGAGGTTAAAAACTTTTAAGGCTGCTCCAGAACTAACCGATTAA
- a CDS encoding cystathionine gamma-synthase: MKKHLHKDTVVVHGSKGSDPYTGSVSFPIYQSATFKHPGLNQTTGYDYSRELNPTREELEKTIAKLENGFAGFAFSSGMAAETALMELFIPGDHLIVSDDIYGGTYRFFEEICAKRGLEFSYVDTCYLDNIKSAFKINTKAIYIETPTNPMMKVADINKICSFAKSKKLMTIVDNTFLTPYFQRPINLGADIVLHSGTKYLGGHNDTLAGFLVVNDKELAQRLFFIQKSTGAVLGPFDSWLMLRGIKTLAIRMDKQEKNALQIAKWLQSQKCYLDKVYYVGLPEHERYEISKKQASGFGAMISFKVKDVEYVEKILDRVKVISYAESLGGVESLITYPILQTHAAIPKPILERLGVNDRLLRLSVGIENPEDLINDLKQAMEG; encoded by the coding sequence ATGAAAAAGCATCTGCATAAAGATACAGTGGTTGTTCATGGTAGCAAGGGAAGTGATCCGTATACAGGTTCTGTTAGCTTTCCAATATACCAAAGTGCTACTTTTAAGCATCCTGGACTTAATCAAACCACAGGTTATGATTATTCAAGAGAATTAAATCCTACTAGAGAAGAATTAGAGAAGACTATTGCAAAGCTAGAAAATGGTTTTGCTGGTTTTGCTTTTTCAAGTGGAATGGCAGCAGAAACAGCATTAATGGAATTATTTATTCCAGGTGATCATCTTATCGTGTCTGATGATATATATGGGGGTACATATAGATTTTTTGAGGAGATATGTGCTAAACGTGGGCTAGAGTTTTCTTATGTAGACACGTGTTATCTTGACAATATAAAAAGTGCTTTTAAAATAAATACTAAGGCAATTTATATTGAGACACCTACAAATCCAATGATGAAGGTAGCAGATATTAATAAGATATGTAGCTTTGCAAAAAGTAAAAAACTAATGACAATCGTTGATAATACATTTTTGACTCCCTACTTTCAAAGGCCAATAAATTTAGGTGCAGATATTGTTCTTCACAGCGGTACCAAGTATCTTGGCGGGCACAATGATACCCTGGCAGGTTTCCTGGTCGTTAATGATAAGGAACTAGCGCAGAGATTATTTTTTATCCAAAAATCAACAGGAGCTGTGCTAGGTCCATTTGACAGTTGGCTAATGTTAAGGGGAATAAAGACCCTGGCAATAAGAATGGATAAACAAGAAAAAAATGCATTACAAATTGCAAAGTGGTTACAATCCCAGAAGTGTTACCTTGATAAAGTGTATTATGTTGGACTTCCAGAACATGAAAGATATGAAATATCTAAAAAGCAAGCAAGTGGTTTTGGTGCAATGATTTCATTTAAGGTAAAAGATGTTGAGTACGTCGAAAAAATCCTGGATCGGGTTAAAGTTATTTCCTATGCTGAAAGTCTTGGGGGTGTAGAAAGCTTAATCACTTATCCTATTCTACAGACTCACGCAGCAATACCTAAACCTATCTTGGAAAGGTTAGGTGTAAATGATAGGCTTCTAAGACTTTCTGTGGGCATAGAAAATCCTGAAGATCTAATTAATGACCTAAAGCAGGCAATGGAGGGATAA
- a CDS encoding heavy metal transport/detoxification protein, with translation MTKKIFIEGMTCGHCAMNVEEAIKGVCGVKSVKVDIAGKSAIVELTHEVDDEKLKLAIEDAGYKVTLIG, from the coding sequence ATGACAAAGAAAATCTTTATTGAAGGTATGACATGTGGACATTGTGCAATGAATGTTGAAGAGGCAATTAAAGGTGTATGCGGTGTTAAGTCAGTAAAAGTGGATATTGCAGGAAAGTCTGCAATAGTGGAACTGACACATGAAGTAGATGATGAAAAATTGAAGTTAGCAATAGAAGATGCTGGATATAAAGTCACGCTCATTGGATAA
- a CDS encoding cysteine synthase, protein MEKIAKNLTDLIGNTPLLEVTNYSSAKNLDARVIAKLEYFNPAGSVKDRIGYAMIKDAEDNGLLNKDSIIIEPTSGNTGIALAFVAAAKGYRLILTMPETMSIERRNLLKALGAELVLTPGPEGMKGAISKAEELAKSTTNSYLPQQFTNLANSEAHRKTTAEEILRDTNGEVDIFVAGIGTGGTITGVGEVLKSKNQAIKIIAVEPADSPVLSGGKPGPHKIQGIGAGFTPDILNTKIIDEIITVKNQEAFETARELAKYEGLLVGISSGAAAFAATQMAKRPENAGKNIVVILPDTGERYLSTVLYQAE, encoded by the coding sequence ATGGAAAAAATAGCAAAAAATTTAACGGATTTAATAGGTAATACTCCACTGCTCGAAGTTACAAACTATAGCTCAGCCAAAAACTTAGATGCTAGAGTAATTGCTAAACTAGAATATTTTAATCCGGCTGGAAGTGTCAAAGACAGAATTGGATATGCAATGATTAAAGATGCTGAGGATAATGGTTTGTTAAACAAAGATTCTATTATTATTGAGCCAACTAGTGGTAATACAGGAATCGCTCTCGCCTTTGTAGCTGCAGCAAAGGGGTATAGACTTATCCTGACAATGCCTGAAACAATGAGCATTGAAAGAAGGAATCTACTTAAAGCTCTAGGAGCTGAATTAGTACTCACCCCTGGTCCAGAAGGTATGAAGGGAGCCATATCTAAAGCAGAAGAATTAGCTAAATCTACTACAAATTCTTATTTGCCTCAGCAATTTACAAATTTGGCAAATTCGGAAGCACACAGAAAGACAACTGCTGAAGAAATCTTAAGAGATACAAATGGTGAGGTGGATATATTTGTAGCTGGTATAGGTACAGGTGGAACTATAACAGGTGTTGGTGAAGTATTAAAGTCTAAAAATCAAGCCATAAAAATAATAGCTGTGGAACCAGCAGACTCTCCGGTACTTTCTGGAGGAAAACCAGGACCTCATAAAATACAAGGTATTGGCGCAGGTTTTACGCCTGATATTTTAAATACAAAAATTATAGATGAAATAATTACTGTGAAAAATCAGGAAGCCTTTGAAACAGCCAGAGAACTAGCAAAATATGAAGGTTTATTAGTAGGAATATCCTCTGGTGCTGCTGCCTTTGCTGCAACACAAATGGCCAAAAGGCCAGAAAACGCAGGTAAAAATATAGTAGTCATCTTACCTGACACAGGAGAAAGGTATTTGTCTACTGTGCTCTATCAGGCAGAGTAG
- a CDS encoding Rrf2 family transcriptional regulator, whose amino-acid sequence MKFSTRARYGLRAMVELAINYNPNEPVPLSDIAEKQGISEGYLEQLMTFLRKGGLVRSVRGSQGGYILNREPKDITAGDVVRCLEGPLAPTNCVAEEDSEICERAGLCATKDLWTRIRNAIARELDTTSLEDLRQEFQKLQESGQDYCYYI is encoded by the coding sequence ATGAAATTTTCAACGCGTGCTAGATATGGTTTAAGGGCCATGGTTGAGTTGGCGATTAATTATAATCCTAATGAGCCTGTTCCCCTTAGTGATATTGCTGAAAAACAAGGCATATCAGAAGGTTACTTAGAACAATTAATGACATTCCTACGCAAGGGAGGTCTTGTAAGGAGTGTGAGGGGGTCTCAAGGAGGCTACATACTTAACAGAGAACCAAAAGATATTACTGCAGGAGATGTTGTTAGGTGTTTAGAAGGACCCCTTGCCCCCACTAATTGTGTTGCTGAAGAAGATTCCGAGATATGTGAGCGCGCTGGACTATGTGCCACAAAGGACTTATGGACAAGAATTAGAAATGCTATAGCAAGGGAATTAGATACTACTTCTCTGGAAGATCTTCGGCAGGAGTTTCAAAAGCTGCAGGAATCGGGACAGGATTATTGTTATTATATTTGA
- a CDS encoding thiamine biosynthesis protein ThiF, which yields MSISERYSRQVRFSGIGEEGQKKISQARVAVIGMGALGTVIANNLVRSGVGYIRLVDRDFIEISNLQRQVLYDENDIKQGLPKAIAAAQHLKKVNSDVIIDSVVVDVNAGNISKLIKDVDLVMDGSDNFEVRFLINDASIKHSVPWIYGGALGSYGMTMNIIPGKTPCFRCLIDKMPTAGAHDTCSTAGVINMITGIVANYQSVEALKILINSLTIRQEVLFIDIWNNTIETFKINKNGECKACVDKEFEFLSRKFSSYASSLCGQNSIQIVPAIEGKLDFKTFYDKLKKVGDVTFNKFFLSFKKGEIEFTLFSDGRAIIKNVTEEKAARAIYSEYIGM from the coding sequence ATGTCAATTTCTGAGAGATACTCAAGGCAAGTCAGATTTAGTGGTATTGGAGAGGAAGGCCAAAAAAAAATATCTCAGGCAAGGGTAGCGGTAATTGGCATGGGAGCCCTTGGAACGGTGATTGCCAATAATCTTGTTCGATCAGGAGTAGGATATATTAGACTAGTCGATAGGGATTTTATAGAAATAAGCAACCTACAGCGACAAGTTTTATATGATGAAAATGATATTAAGCAAGGATTACCCAAGGCCATTGCTGCAGCACAGCACTTAAAAAAAGTTAATTCTGATGTTATCATTGACTCTGTCGTTGTTGATGTAAATGCAGGAAACATATCTAAATTAATTAAAGATGTAGATTTAGTAATGGACGGTAGTGATAATTTTGAAGTTAGATTTTTAATTAATGATGCAAGTATAAAACATAGTGTTCCTTGGATTTATGGAGGTGCTTTAGGAAGCTATGGAATGACCATGAACATAATTCCTGGAAAAACCCCCTGCTTCCGCTGCCTTATAGATAAAATGCCTACAGCTGGTGCCCATGATACCTGCAGTACCGCTGGGGTAATTAATATGATTACAGGAATAGTTGCTAACTATCAGTCTGTTGAAGCATTAAAGATATTAATAAACAGTTTAACAATTCGCCAAGAGGTACTCTTTATTGATATCTGGAATAATACCATAGAAACTTTTAAAATAAATAAAAATGGAGAGTGTAAAGCCTGTGTTGACAAGGAATTTGAATTTCTAAGCAGAAAATTTTCATCATATGCATCTTCCCTTTGTGGACAAAACTCTATCCAAATTGTTCCGGCTATTGAAGGTAAGCTAGATTTTAAGACTTTTTATGATAAACTAAAAAAAGTGGGGGATGTCACCTTTAATAAATTTTTTCTTAGCTTCAAAAAAGGCGAGATAGAATTTACTCTATTTTCAGATGGCCGGGCAATAATTAAAAATGTAACAGAAGAGAAGGCGGCAAGGGCTATTTATTCTGAATATATAGGGATGTAA
- a CDS encoding cysteine synthase, which translates to MLVNNITELIGNTPIVRLNRLPEANSAEVYLKLESFNPSNSVKDRAALNMINEAEKQGLLKPGGTIIEPTSGNTGIGLAMVAAAKGYKTIIIMPASATEERVSLLKAYGAEVILQPAEKLMAGCIEKAKELLSEIPNSFMPNQFINMANPDVHKTTTALEILKDMDGKLDVFVSTAGTGGTISGTGEVLRQYLADLKIYVVESKNSPVIAGGIPGKHKIVGTGPGFIPDTLNMNIFDEIVHITDEEALYTTKELAQQEGILCGPSTGASTFVALKIAKKLGPGKKVLAVAPDTGERYMSMEIF; encoded by the coding sequence GTGTTAGTTAACAATATTACTGAACTTATAGGTAATACACCTATAGTTAGACTCAACAGACTTCCAGAAGCTAATTCTGCTGAGGTATATTTAAAGCTTGAAAGCTTCAATCCTAGTAATTCAGTAAAGGATCGAGCGGCTTTAAACATGATAAATGAAGCAGAGAAACAAGGTCTATTAAAACCTGGGGGAACAATTATTGAGCCTACATCCGGTAATACTGGTATTGGATTAGCAATGGTAGCTGCAGCCAAGGGCTATAAAACTATTATTATTATGCCAGCATCTGCAACTGAAGAAAGAGTAAGTTTACTAAAAGCTTATGGTGCAGAAGTAATTTTACAACCTGCTGAAAAGTTAATGGCTGGATGTATAGAGAAGGCTAAAGAATTATTGAGCGAAATACCTAATAGTTTCATGCCTAATCAGTTTATTAACATGGCAAATCCTGATGTACACAAAACCACAACTGCTTTGGAAATATTGAAGGATATGGATGGAAAGCTTGATGTATTTGTTTCTACTGCTGGTACAGGTGGAACAATAAGTGGAACGGGAGAAGTACTAAGACAATATTTAGCTGATTTAAAAATCTATGTCGTTGAATCTAAAAATTCCCCTGTTATAGCAGGAGGAATTCCTGGTAAGCATAAAATTGTTGGTACTGGTCCGGGGTTTATACCTGATACGTTGAATATGAACATTTTTGATGAAATTGTTCATATTACCGATGAAGAAGCTCTTTATACAACAAAGGAATTAGCACAACAGGAAGGTATTTTGTGTGGTCCTTCAACGGGAGCTTCTACTTTTGTAGCTCTAAAAATTGCTAAAAAACTAGGACCAGGCAAAAAAGTACTAGCTGTCGCTCCTGATACAGGAGAAAGATATATGAGCATGGAAATATTTTAA
- a CDS encoding methyltransferase type 11 has protein sequence MEKEITQRVRDKYDEKAKSYDKMMGPMDRMMMGKWREILCKNAKGLVLEAGVGTGANFPYYPQGIKVIGVDFSQRMLEIAESKVSQTNIPVELMLADIQELPFADNTFDTIIAACVFCSVPYPIKGFKELGRVLKPEGEIYLLEHVRSKKSVVGTVMDFLNPLTVKYHGVNINRITEANMLEAGLSIVEVKNLLSDIVKLITAKK, from the coding sequence ATGGAAAAGGAGATTACGCAAAGGGTTAGAGATAAGTACGATGAAAAAGCAAAGAGTTATGATAAGATGATGGGACCCATGGATAGGATGATGATGGGAAAGTGGAGAGAAATACTTTGTAAGAACGCAAAGGGACTTGTATTAGAAGCAGGTGTTGGTACGGGAGCAAACTTTCCATACTATCCTCAAGGAATAAAAGTAATCGGAGTAGATTTCAGCCAGAGGATGTTAGAAATTGCAGAGTCTAAAGTCTCACAAACTAATATTCCCGTTGAATTGATGTTAGCGGATATACAGGAGTTACCCTTTGCTGACAACACCTTTGATACTATAATAGCTGCTTGCGTCTTTTGCTCTGTTCCATATCCTATAAAGGGTTTTAAAGAACTAGGCCGTGTGCTCAAACCAGAAGGCGAGATTTATCTTTTAGAACATGTAAGAAGTAAAAAGAGTGTAGTAGGAACCGTAATGGACTTTTTGAACCCCTTAACCGTTAAATATCATGGTGTTAATATTAATAGAATAACTGAGGCTAATATGCTAGAGGCAGGGCTTTCAATAGTTGAAGTTAAAAATCTACTATCCGATATTGTAAAGCTTATCACAGCAAAAAAATAA
- a CDS encoding cystathionine gamma-synthase (catalyzes the formation of cystathionine from L-cysteine and O-succinyl-L-homoserine) — protein sequence MEKKFGTKLINNGNDKCKLTGALSIPIYQASTYHQEDIDDPSEFDYSRSGNPTRKVIEETIAYLEGADRGFAFSSGMAATASVLSIFSAGDHIIASQDIYGGTFRVSGSIFSRFNIDVSFIDTTDIDAIRKEIKSNTKAIFIETPSNPLFKITDIKKVAELAKEHDLITIIDNTFMTPYLQRPIELGIDIIVHSATKFIGGHSDVLGGLVAVKGENLANRVYSIQNSFGAVLGPLDSWLLLRGLKTLKVRLDYQQSSTIKLARWFREQPEIKQVYYPGLENHQGHAVHLSQADGPGAVFSFETVDTKTARRFLKNTLLAAVAVSLGGVETIASYPYKMSHGAMPKETKENLGINDRIIRVSVGLEDCEDLLEDFKNALRG from the coding sequence TTGGAAAAGAAATTTGGAACCAAATTAATCAATAATGGAAATGATAAATGTAAGTTAACTGGAGCTCTTAGTATTCCTATTTATCAAGCATCAACCTATCACCAAGAGGATATTGATGACCCCTCTGAGTTTGATTATTCTAGGTCCGGAAATCCTACCAGAAAAGTTATCGAAGAAACCATAGCTTATTTGGAAGGGGCCGATAGGGGGTTTGCTTTTTCAAGCGGAATGGCAGCTACAGCCTCTGTGCTGTCAATTTTCTCCGCCGGAGATCATATAATTGCAAGTCAGGACATTTATGGAGGAACATTTAGGGTTAGCGGGAGCATTTTTAGTCGTTTTAATATAGATGTTAGCTTTATAGACACAACAGATATAGATGCGATAAGGAAAGAAATAAAAAGCAATACAAAGGCTATTTTTATTGAAACCCCTTCAAATCCATTGTTCAAAATAACAGATATAAAAAAAGTGGCTGAGTTAGCTAAGGAGCATGATCTTATAACTATAATAGATAACACGTTCATGACCCCTTACCTACAACGGCCAATAGAACTAGGTATTGATATTATAGTTCATAGTGCAACAAAGTTTATAGGTGGACATAGTGATGTATTAGGTGGGTTAGTTGCTGTTAAAGGAGAAAATCTAGCAAATAGAGTTTATTCTATCCAAAACAGTTTTGGAGCTGTTCTTGGGCCTTTGGATAGCTGGTTATTGTTAAGAGGTTTAAAAACGTTAAAGGTTAGACTGGATTATCAACAAAGTAGCACAATAAAGCTAGCCCGTTGGTTTAGAGAGCAACCAGAGATAAAACAGGTATACTATCCAGGATTAGAAAATCACCAGGGCCATGCAGTTCATTTATCTCAGGCCGATGGACCAGGTGCTGTGTTCTCTTTTGAGACAGTTGACACCAAAACAGCGAGAAGGTTTTTAAAAAATACTCTACTTGCCGCAGTTGCCGTTAGTTTGGGAGGTGTAGAGACCATAGCTTCATATCCTTATAAAATGTCCCATGGTGCAATGCCTAAAGAAACCAAGGAGAACCTGGGGATTAATGATAGGATAATTAGAGTATCAGTAGGACTAGAGGATTGTGAGGATTTGTTGGAGGATTTTAAAAATGCTTTAAGAGGATAA
- a CDS encoding prolipoprotein diacylglyceryl transferase, whose translation MKELFSIGPFTVHFFGLMIAVAIIIGLLVALREARRKNLDEDKIFNLLLYTLLGGFLGARLVYVFIYNPGYYLANPIDILFVHEGGLSIHGGIAGGILTGVLYARIAKLPLWKTSDAIIPALILGQAIGRVGCDVFGVPMVNQYFWGVEVENTILHPAQVYEFILNFLLFGYLWLKRLNQQYDGQLLVHYLLVFPVIRAIVELFRTNPEFLGAVSVAHLMSVVFIISGLGLRSILIKNSSHPAKSIGIKNTDILKTTFVTLILISISLVIFYVVQG comes from the coding sequence ATGAAAGAACTATTTTCCATAGGCCCATTTACAGTACATTTCTTTGGCTTAATGATTGCTGTAGCAATAATAATTGGCCTGCTAGTAGCTTTAAGAGAGGCTAGAAGAAAGAACCTCGACGAAGATAAGATATTTAACTTACTATTATATACACTTTTAGGCGGTTTTCTTGGTGCCAGACTAGTTTATGTATTCATTTATAATCCAGGATACTATTTAGCTAACCCAATTGACATATTATTTGTACATGAAGGTGGGTTATCAATTCATGGTGGTATCGCTGGAGGTATCTTAACAGGTGTTCTTTATGCAAGGATAGCAAAACTTCCATTATGGAAAACATCCGATGCTATTATTCCTGCCTTGATTCTAGGTCAAGCAATAGGAAGAGTAGGTTGCGATGTCTTTGGGGTTCCAATGGTAAACCAATATTTCTGGGGAGTTGAGGTTGAAAACACAATTCTTCACCCCGCACAAGTCTATGAATTCATACTGAACTTCTTGCTTTTCGGATACCTTTGGTTAAAGAGGTTAAATCAACAATATGATGGGCAGCTTTTAGTCCATTATTTACTGGTTTTTCCTGTGATCAGAGCCATAGTAGAATTATTTAGAACTAATCCTGAATTTTTGGGTGCTGTAAGTGTAGCCCATTTAATGAGCGTTGTTTTTATAATTTCGGGTTTAGGACTTAGAAGTATACTAATTAAAAATTCATCTCATCCTGCCAAATCTATAGGAATTAAGAATACTGACATTTTGAAGACAACATTTGTAACATTAATACTAATATCTATCTCATTGGTTATCTTCTATGTAGTTCAAGGCTAG